The following nucleotide sequence is from Actinomycetes bacterium.
CTGGGTACGCTTCGTGGACCGCACGACATGGTTCACTCGTTCTCACCACCCCGGACCCCGGTGGCCGGCACAGAGGTCTCCCGGGAGGTGCGCGATGGTCACCTCGCTCGTCCGCGAGCTGGACCGGCGCCAAGGGGCACCAGCAGATGCACGCAACAGTGTCCGTGACCTGTTCCGCGGCCTGGCTGATACCGATAGCGACCGCGTCGACTCGCTCGCGGCCGACGTCGAGCTCGTCGTGAGCGAGCTGGTCACCAATGCCGTGGTGCACGGCACCGGCCCGATCACCCTGCGGGTCCGGGTGATCGACGGGTTCATCTCGGTCGGGGTGCAGGACCGCGGCCTGGGCGTGCCCCAGCTCCACGGGGCCGACCCGTCCCGCGAGGGCGGTCGCGGGATGGCCGTGGTCGCCGGGCTGGTGAGCGACTGGGGCGTCCGGGTCGACGGCGACACCGGGAAGGAGGTCTGGGCGATCCTGGCCGTGCAAGTGCCGCCGAACGGCGAGCCCAGCGCGAGCAGGGGCACCTGACGCTGCTGACCACGGGGCAGCAGCGCCCACGCGTGTCGCCGCGTCGGAGCGCGCGACGGTTCCCGGTCAGGGCTGCACGACGACCTTGCCGCAGGATCTGCCCGCGCCGACGTACCGCAGCGCGTCCACCACCTCGTCCAGGGCGAAGCGGGCATCGACGACCGGGGCCAGCGTGCCGTCGGACCAGAGGTCGAGCACGGGGGCGATGTCCTCGGCGCGGAACCGAACGGCGAGGACGCGCAGACGTCGCTGCCGGAGCGCAGGGCCGAGCAGCGCTGACTGCAGCAGCGGTCCCATGTCGCCGCCGACGAGGAGGTACCGCCCGTCCGGGGCGAGCACCTGGCGCCAGTCGAAGGCGGACCGGTGCGCGGCCAGGTCGAGGACCAGGTCGAAGCGGCCGCCCGGGCTGGTCACGTCGTCGCGCTCGTAGTCGACGACGTGGTCGGCGCCGGTGCCGCGCATGAACTCCTGCTTGTGGCC
It contains:
- a CDS encoding ATP-binding protein yields the protein MVTSLVRELDRRQGAPADARNSVRDLFRGLADTDSDRVDSLAADVELVVSELVTNAVVHGTGPITLRVRVIDGFISVGVQDRGLGVPQLHGADPSREGGRGMAVVAGLVSDWGVRVDGDTGKEVWAILAVQVPPNGEPSASRGT